In one Haemophilus parainfluenzae genomic region, the following are encoded:
- a CDS encoding FABP family protein, with protein sequence MKDFQYPDDIYTEAETDPNTLANLGPLARLAGVWEGKRGVDINPKAEGPEKDPYIEHYEAHPTDAQTNGPQLYYGLRYHAHIIQPGEVETFHDQVGYWLWEPETGNILLTGSIPRGQTFIAVGNAPADAKEFTVKAVRGSLTNGIISNPFLERSFTTESFEMTVKFHNDGTWSYDQTTTMIIPNYDAPFEHRDRNRLTKIADPKLNPTAAAEQGGE encoded by the coding sequence ATGAAAGATTTTCAATACCCAGATGATATTTATACTGAAGCAGAAACTGATCCTAATACGCTCGCGAATTTAGGCCCATTGGCTAGATTAGCGGGTGTTTGGGAAGGTAAGCGTGGTGTGGATATCAACCCGAAAGCAGAAGGGCCAGAAAAAGATCCTTATATCGAACATTATGAAGCTCATCCAACAGATGCGCAAACCAATGGTCCGCAACTGTACTATGGATTGCGCTACCACGCCCATATTATACAACCAGGTGAAGTAGAAACCTTCCACGACCAAGTGGGTTATTGGTTATGGGAGCCTGAAACAGGCAATATTTTATTAACGGGCAGCATTCCACGTGGCCAAACGTTTATTGCGGTCGGTAATGCACCGGCTGATGCGAAAGAGTTTACGGTAAAAGCGGTACGTGGTTCACTCACAAACGGCATCATTTCGAATCCGTTCTTGGAGCGTTCATTTACCACGGAAAGTTTTGAAATGACGGTGAAATTCCATAATGATGGCACTTGGTCATATGATCAAACCACAACCATGATTATTCCAAATTATGATGCACCATTTGAACATCGCGATCGTAACCGTTTAACGAAAATTGCTGACCCGAAATTAAATCCAACTGCGGCAGCAGAACAAGGAGGTGAATAA
- the glyQ gene encoding glycine--tRNA ligase subunit alpha, translating to MSTKFNVKTFQGMILALQEYWANQGCTVVQPFDMEVGAGTSHPMTALRALGPEPMAFAYVQPSRRPTDGRYGENPNRLQHYYQFQVVIKPSPDNIQELYLGSLEMLGFDPTQNDIRFVEDNWENPTLGAWGLGWEVWLNGMEVTQFTYFQQVGGLECKPVTGEVTYGLERLAMYIQGVDSVYDLVWSDGPLGKTTYGDVFHQNEVEQSTYNFEYADTDFLFYCFDQYEKEAKSLLELERPLPLPAYERILKAAHSFNLLDARKAISVTERQRYILRIRALTKGVAEAYYASREALGFPGCKK from the coding sequence ATGAGTACAAAATTCAACGTAAAAACATTCCAAGGTATGATTTTAGCCTTGCAAGAATATTGGGCAAATCAAGGCTGTACCGTTGTGCAACCTTTTGATATGGAAGTGGGCGCAGGTACTTCTCACCCCATGACTGCATTACGCGCATTAGGTCCAGAGCCGATGGCATTTGCTTATGTGCAACCTTCACGTCGTCCGACCGATGGTCGTTATGGCGAAAACCCAAACCGTTTACAACATTACTACCAATTCCAAGTGGTGATTAAACCGTCTCCAGATAACATTCAAGAACTCTATTTAGGTTCCCTTGAAATGCTCGGTTTTGATCCAACACAAAACGATATCCGTTTCGTGGAAGATAACTGGGAAAACCCAACTTTAGGTGCATGGGGTTTAGGTTGGGAAGTATGGTTAAACGGTATGGAAGTCACCCAATTTACCTATTTCCAACAAGTAGGTGGCTTAGAATGTAAACCGGTAACAGGTGAAGTAACTTACGGTTTAGAGCGTTTAGCTATGTACATTCAAGGCGTGGATTCGGTGTATGACTTAGTTTGGTCTGATGGCCCGCTTGGTAAAACCACTTACGGTGATGTATTCCATCAAAATGAAGTCGAGCAATCAACTTACAACTTTGAATACGCGGATACCGATTTCTTATTCTACTGCTTTGATCAATACGAAAAAGAAGCGAAAAGCTTATTAGAATTAGAACGTCCGTTACCATTACCGGCTTACGAACGCATTTTAAAAGCAGCACACAGCTTCAACTTGTTAGATGCACGTAAAGCGATTTCGGTTACAGAGCGTCAACGCTATATTTTACGTATTCGTGCATTAACTAAAGGTGTGGCGGAAGCATACTATGCTAGCCGTGAAGCCTTAGGTTTCCCTGGTTGTAAAAAATAA
- a CDS encoding TonB-dependent receptor plug domain-containing protein, translating to MKKNVITSAILLAIPALAAAEDVAKLDVINVYSASATPTSLHQTASSVTVLTEKDFAQRGATYVSDVLKTVPSLAVSKSGGRGTLTNVFLRGADANHTAVIIDGVKVNPVSGYGFDFGGLALSNIDRIEVLRGEQSALWGSDAMGGVIYITTKKGLEKGKTFNVDYDFGTGSNRTVDGSLTLSGSNNGFYYALHGDSHHTKGISALSKNRFNYTAQDGTAVSTGGSSERDKFHRDNASLRFGYDDNQKGFDFLTSHSSQTANFDNSATDEKGHYTRTRDTLFKLSGFLGNDDQLLKHKVGVSHLKTDSDTIGYTSAYDAKKLNANYQLDVNFDREGTLTQGLSFLTDYQKTDFNSSYFNNAGNKKLVEKSLAAEYRLLHDADHSLNISGRYTDSSEYENSWTGRIAGAYRLHNNVKAHASFGSAIQNPTITEYYGYNARYIGNPNLQPEKSLGGDVGFLFETDDNRHSLDVTYFARNVKNAISSEVINFTTYASRAVNLEGKSKVKGVEVAYNGKITDALTAYANYTYTQTRDSKGAELARRPKHLANAGLAYQITEKLGADVNVSYTGKRMDTYYSPTYSTHKVKLPSYTLANLGVNYKVTDSLTIYANLNNVFNKKYENVLGYGQEGRNVYVGLKGSF from the coding sequence ATGAAAAAAAATGTGATTACTTCAGCGATTTTATTAGCGATTCCAGCATTAGCTGCGGCTGAAGACGTGGCAAAATTAGATGTGATTAACGTCTATTCTGCATCAGCCACCCCAACTAGCCTTCATCAAACAGCCTCATCTGTTACCGTTTTAACTGAAAAAGATTTTGCACAGCGTGGTGCAACTTATGTCAGTGATGTGTTGAAAACTGTGCCAAGTTTAGCCGTGAGCAAGTCGGGTGGTCGTGGCACATTAACCAATGTGTTTTTACGCGGTGCGGATGCAAACCACACTGCAGTGATTATTGATGGCGTGAAAGTGAACCCAGTTTCTGGTTATGGCTTTGATTTCGGTGGCTTAGCATTAAGCAATATTGACCGCATCGAAGTATTGCGCGGGGAGCAATCAGCTCTTTGGGGAAGTGATGCGATGGGTGGTGTGATTTATATCACCACGAAGAAAGGCTTAGAAAAAGGTAAAACCTTCAACGTCGATTACGATTTTGGCACAGGCTCTAATCGTACGGTAGATGGTTCATTAACCCTTTCAGGCTCAAATAACGGTTTCTATTATGCTTTACACGGCGACAGCCACCATACCAAAGGTATTTCAGCACTCAGCAAAAACCGATTTAACTATACCGCGCAAGATGGCACAGCGGTAAGTACCGGTGGTTCAAGCGAACGCGATAAATTCCACCGTGATAATGCTTCTCTTCGTTTCGGCTATGACGATAACCAAAAAGGTTTTGATTTCTTAACCTCTCACAGTAGCCAAACTGCTAACTTTGATAACAGTGCAACGGATGAAAAAGGCCACTACACTCGCACACGTGATACCTTATTCAAATTAAGCGGTTTCTTAGGTAATGATGATCAATTGCTTAAACATAAGGTTGGTGTAAGCCATCTCAAAACTGACAGCGATACCATTGGCTACACATCGGCTTACGATGCGAAAAAACTCAATGCGAACTATCAATTAGATGTCAATTTCGATCGTGAAGGCACACTCACACAAGGTTTAAGCTTCTTAACTGACTATCAAAAAACAGATTTCAACTCGTCTTATTTCAATAATGCAGGTAATAAGAAACTTGTTGAGAAAAGCTTAGCGGCTGAATATCGCTTATTGCACGATGCAGATCATAGTTTGAATATTAGTGGTCGTTACACTGATAGCTCTGAATATGAAAACTCATGGACTGGCCGTATCGCAGGCGCTTACCGTTTACACAATAACGTGAAAGCACACGCAAGTTTCGGTTCAGCGATTCAAAACCCGACGATCACTGAATATTACGGTTACAATGCGCGCTACATCGGCAACCCGAATTTACAACCTGAGAAAAGTTTAGGGGGCGATGTAGGCTTCTTATTTGAAACGGATGATAACCGTCATAGCCTTGATGTGACCTATTTCGCTCGTAATGTGAAAAATGCCATTAGCAGCGAAGTAATCAACTTCACCACTTATGCAAGCCGTGCCGTAAACCTTGAAGGTAAGAGCAAAGTGAAAGGTGTTGAAGTGGCTTATAACGGTAAAATCACCGATGCATTAACAGCTTATGCGAACTATACCTACACACAAACCCGAGATAGCAAAGGTGCTGAATTAGCACGTCGTCCAAAACATTTAGCGAATGCGGGCTTAGCATACCAAATCACTGAAAAGTTAGGTGCTGATGTGAATGTGTCTTATACCGGCAAACGCATGGATACCTACTATTCACCAACCTACAGCACGCATAAAGTAAAATTGCCATCTTACACCTTGGCAAACTTAGGCGTAAATTATAAAGTGACGGATAGCTTGACGATTTATGCAAACCTTAACAACGTATTCAATAAAAAATACGAAAACGTACTGGGCTACGGCCAAGAAGGACGTAATGTTTACGTTGGGTTAAAAGGATCGTTCTAA
- a CDS encoding helical backbone metal receptor, which produces MQKTRLILIALFLPFTAQASEQFVSLTLCSDRLLIELAEPSQIAAQSPYSKNPLMMLDKINTNKPVLEPQLTELLPYLDKTILINETFYPQLVAELKKLGVKIIPINDSPQTPDELFALILELGKQLGNEQKAADLVTKLKSQNVHLNRPLTNTLILSETGVVESYYPQYPVLLNLLGLTPLKTPLTAQNFSLEKVILSQPNVLISLTDKQGYNAQAELLQHPMLQDFFKNQPLVSIPMKYTYCFDHGVWQGAEKIYQQLK; this is translated from the coding sequence ATGCAAAAAACTCGCTTAATTTTAATCGCACTTTTTCTTCCGTTTACCGCTCAGGCTTCGGAACAATTTGTCTCACTTACGCTTTGCAGTGACAGACTGCTTATCGAACTGGCTGAGCCTTCGCAAATTGCTGCACAGTCACCTTATTCGAAAAATCCGTTGATGATGTTAGACAAAATCAATACCAACAAACCTGTGCTGGAACCGCAATTAACGGAATTATTGCCCTATTTAGATAAAACTATTCTGATTAATGAAACTTTTTATCCCCAATTAGTCGCAGAGCTGAAAAAACTCGGTGTGAAGATTATCCCGATAAACGACAGCCCACAAACGCCAGATGAATTATTTGCGCTGATTCTAGAATTAGGCAAACAACTGGGTAATGAGCAAAAGGCGGCAGATTTAGTAACAAAACTCAAATCGCAAAACGTTCACTTAAATCGACCGCTTACCAATACGCTGATTTTATCGGAAACAGGTGTGGTAGAGAGTTACTATCCGCAATATCCTGTGCTGTTAAATTTACTCGGATTAACGCCACTAAAAACACCACTGACCGCACAAAATTTCTCGTTAGAAAAAGTGATTTTAAGTCAGCCAAATGTACTGATTTCTCTGACCGACAAACAAGGTTACAATGCACAAGCCGAATTGCTGCAACACCCTATGTTGCAAGATTTTTTCAAAAACCAACCGCTTGTCAGCATCCCAATGAAATATACTTATTGCTTTGATCACGGTGTGTGGCAAGGGGCGGAGAAGATTTATCAACAGTTAAAATAA
- a CDS encoding FecCD family ABC transporter permease, translated as MTKTLKLNTALFFALLSISGFAIYHQLGDFAHLKNADGVLTDMRSMVLWDIRFPRIGLALLTGASLAIAGNAMQGIFQNPLASPGLLGSSSGATAASVFILYYFAVPFSLLLAGGVIGALLSFFIVYLIAKNYGTTMMILSGLAVNMLLGSAIALLLSNAESPWALAELYRWLQGSLMWAKLDTLLISLPIVLAGIFCLYHTRRYLDLLTFGEETASTMGVDPKRSFFISTFGVALLVGATIPQTGTIGFIGLIAPHFARILLKARPSQLYLTSALIGALLLLLADLAILYIPLFSHIYIGTLTALIGAPCLIWMLLTQQRKIYD; from the coding sequence TTGACCAAAACACTAAAATTAAATACCGCACTTTTCTTCGCGTTGCTGTCGATTAGCGGATTTGCGATTTATCATCAGCTAGGCGACTTTGCCCATCTCAAAAATGCGGATGGTGTGCTCACCGATATGCGCTCGATGGTGCTGTGGGATATTCGTTTTCCACGCATTGGTTTAGCTTTATTGACGGGCGCTAGCCTAGCGATAGCGGGCAATGCGATGCAAGGTATTTTCCAAAATCCATTAGCAAGTCCGGGCTTACTCGGCAGTAGCTCTGGAGCAACAGCTGCTAGTGTATTTATCCTCTATTATTTTGCCGTGCCATTTTCACTGCTCTTAGCGGGTGGTGTGATTGGTGCGCTTTTAAGCTTTTTCATCGTGTATTTGATCGCTAAAAACTACGGCACCACGATGATGATTCTAAGCGGTTTAGCGGTTAATATGTTGCTTGGTTCAGCAATTGCATTACTGCTTTCCAATGCGGAAAGCCCATGGGCATTAGCTGAACTTTATCGTTGGCTACAAGGCTCGTTGATGTGGGCTAAATTAGATACCCTGCTTATTTCACTCCCCATTGTTCTGGCGGGGATTTTCTGTTTATACCACACTCGCCGATACTTAGATTTACTCACCTTTGGTGAGGAAACAGCGAGCACTATGGGAGTAGATCCGAAACGTAGCTTTTTCATCAGCACCTTTGGTGTGGCTTTATTAGTGGGGGCGACCATTCCACAAACCGGTACCATTGGCTTTATCGGCTTAATCGCGCCACACTTCGCCCGTATTTTACTGAAAGCTCGCCCATCACAGCTTTATCTCACCAGTGCATTAATTGGGGCATTATTGCTGTTATTGGCCGATTTAGCGATTTTATATATCCCACTGTTCTCACATATTTACATCGGAACATTAACTGCGCTTATCGGCGCGCCTTGCTTGATTTGGATGTTATTAACGCAACAGAGAAAAATCTATGATTAG
- a CDS encoding ABC transporter ATP-binding protein, protein MIRIEKLTQSYCLNDINCTLPSGKLIGIMGANGAGKSTLLKTIAGILPLKQGEVWFDNQPLSNMNTTEKSQHIAYLAQNTQIHWDLSVYDVIALGLAAPLPKEKERSKIQAFSKKFAVTHLLDKPFQQLSGGEKARVQLARCSIKESPVLLVDEPIAPLDPYYQIDMMEQLKSLTPQHTCIVAIHHLSLAYQFCDEIILLEQGKLLAVGETQAVLNAENLAKAFHIRAEIDPLKKTISKIEKQ, encoded by the coding sequence ATGATTAGAATTGAAAAACTCACCCAATCCTATTGCTTAAATGACATCAACTGTACGCTTCCATCAGGTAAATTGATTGGCATTATGGGCGCCAATGGTGCGGGGAAATCTACATTATTAAAAACCATTGCAGGCATCTTGCCCTTAAAACAAGGAGAAGTTTGGTTCGATAATCAGCCATTAAGCAACATGAATACGACTGAAAAAAGCCAACACATTGCTTATCTTGCACAAAATACGCAAATTCATTGGGATTTATCCGTTTATGATGTGATTGCGTTAGGCTTGGCAGCTCCGTTACCAAAAGAAAAAGAGCGGTCAAAAATTCAAGCGTTTTCAAAAAAATTTGCAGTAACTCATTTACTCGATAAGCCATTTCAACAACTTTCTGGAGGCGAAAAAGCACGAGTACAACTTGCTCGTTGCAGTATTAAAGAATCCCCTGTTTTATTGGTGGACGAGCCGATTGCGCCACTCGACCCTTATTATCAAATTGATATGATGGAACAGCTTAAATCACTCACACCACAACACACATGCATCGTCGCAATTCATCACCTTTCATTGGCTTATCAATTTTGTGATGAAATTATTCTATTAGAACAAGGCAAATTGTTAGCAGTTGGTGAAACGCAAGCCGTATTAAATGCGGAAAATTTGGCGAAAGCCTTTCATATTCGGGCTGAAATTGATCCTCTGAAAAAGACTATCTCAAAAATTGAAAAGCAATAA
- the ndk gene encoding nucleoside-diphosphate kinase, translating to MTERTFSIIKPDAVKRNLIGAILGRFESQGFRVVALKMVQLTKEQAEGFYAEHQGKPFFDPLVEYMLSGPIVVSVLEKENAVKDYRTLIGSTNPAEAAEGTIRKDFALSQRENSVHGSDSVESAKREIAYFFVDSEIQP from the coding sequence ATGACAGAACGTACTTTTTCAATTATCAAACCCGATGCAGTAAAGCGTAATTTAATTGGTGCTATTTTAGGGCGTTTTGAATCACAGGGATTCCGTGTTGTTGCGCTTAAAATGGTGCAATTAACCAAAGAGCAAGCGGAAGGTTTCTATGCGGAACATCAAGGTAAACCATTTTTTGACCCGTTGGTGGAGTATATGCTCTCTGGCCCGATAGTGGTTTCTGTATTGGAAAAAGAAAATGCCGTAAAAGATTACCGCACTTTGATTGGTTCAACGAATCCCGCTGAGGCGGCAGAAGGTACTATCCGTAAAGACTTCGCGTTAAGCCAGCGTGAAAATTCTGTTCATGGTTCTGACAGTGTTGAAAGCGCCAAACGAGAAATCGCTTATTTCTTTGTTGATTCAGAAATTCAACCGTAA
- the pepB gene encoding aminopeptidase PepB — MQITLSIAPASESWGKNAILSFNQDQAVIHLKDDEKSNLVLVQKAARKLRGQGIKDVELVGDAWELENCWAFYQGFYTAKQDYSIEFPHLDDEPQDELLARIECGDFVRGIINEPAQTLTPIKLAERAAEFISKQAENYADKSAVSFQIISGEALKEQGYHGIFTVGRGSINPPAMLQLDFNPTNDPNAPVLACLVGKGITFDSGGYSIKPSDGMSTMRTDMGGAALLTGALGFAIAHGLNQRVKLYLCCAENLVSGNAFKLGDIITYKNGVTAEILNTDAEGRLVLADGLIEGDSQNPQFIVDCATLTGAAKVAVGNDYHSVLSMDDALVNSLFQAAKEENEPFWRLPFEEFHRSQITSSFADIANTGTAPVVAGASTATAFLSYFVKNYQQRWLHIDCSATYRKSGSDLWAVGATGIGVKTLANLLVTKAS; from the coding sequence ATGCAAATTACATTATCGATAGCTCCCGCTTCGGAGAGTTGGGGCAAAAATGCCATTTTAAGTTTTAATCAAGATCAAGCCGTTATTCATCTTAAAGATGATGAAAAATCGAACCTTGTTTTAGTGCAAAAAGCCGCACGTAAATTACGTGGACAAGGCATTAAAGACGTTGAACTTGTGGGTGATGCATGGGAATTAGAAAATTGCTGGGCATTTTATCAAGGTTTTTACACAGCGAAGCAAGATTATTCGATTGAGTTTCCTCACTTAGATGATGAGCCGCAAGATGAGTTATTAGCGCGTATTGAATGTGGTGATTTTGTACGTGGCATTATTAATGAACCGGCACAAACTCTTACTCCAATTAAATTAGCAGAACGCGCGGCTGAGTTTATTTCTAAACAAGCCGAAAATTATGCCGATAAAAGTGCGGTCAGTTTTCAAATCATTTCTGGTGAAGCATTAAAAGAGCAAGGTTACCATGGGATCTTTACTGTGGGTCGTGGTTCTATTAATCCGCCCGCTATGTTGCAATTAGATTTTAATCCGACTAATGACCCAAATGCGCCTGTATTAGCGTGCTTGGTTGGTAAAGGTATTACTTTTGATAGTGGTGGTTACAGCATCAAACCAAGTGATGGTATGAGTACCATGCGTACCGATATGGGTGGCGCAGCATTATTAACAGGTGCATTAGGATTTGCCATTGCGCACGGTTTAAATCAACGAGTTAAACTTTATCTATGCTGCGCAGAAAACTTGGTGAGCGGTAATGCGTTTAAATTAGGTGATATCATCACATATAAAAATGGTGTTACAGCTGAAATTCTAAATACTGATGCGGAAGGCCGTTTAGTATTGGCGGATGGCTTAATTGAAGGCGATAGTCAAAATCCACAATTTATTGTTGATTGTGCAACCTTAACCGGTGCAGCGAAAGTGGCAGTCGGTAATGATTACCACAGCGTGCTTTCTATGGATGATGCGTTGGTAAATAGCCTATTTCAAGCTGCCAAAGAAGAAAATGAACCGTTCTGGCGTTTACCTTTCGAAGAATTTCATCGTAGCCAAATTACCTCTTCTTTTGCGGATATTGCAAATACAGGTACAGCGCCGGTTGTCGCGGGCGCAAGTACTGCAACGGCATTTTTATCGTATTTTGTGAAAAACTATCAACAACGTTGGTTACATATTGATTGTTCGGCCACTTATCGTAAATCAGGTAGTGATTTATGGGCGGTTGGTGCAACCGGAATTGGTGTGAAAACTTTAGCAAATTTATTAGTAACGAAAGCAAGTTAA
- the rfbB gene encoding dTDP-glucose 4,6-dehydratase — protein sequence MKQILVTGGSGFIGSALIRYIINHTQDSVINVDKLTYAANQSSLKDIENSTRYAFEKVDICDLKVIESIFEKYQPDAVMHLAAESHVDRSITGSADFIQTNIVGTYTLLEVAKNYWYTLDEAKKTTFRFHHISTDEVYGDLSLSDPAFTEQSPYHPSSPYSASKAASDHLVHAWHRTYGLPVIITNSSNNYGAYQHAEKLIPLMISSAVMGKPLPIYGDGQQIRDWLFVEDHVQALYLVLTKGRVGESYNIGGNCERTNLEVVKMICELLEELLPNKPNHIKYYEGLITFVKDRPGHDVRYSLDCSKIHAELGWQPQITFEQGLRQTVKWYLENNR from the coding sequence ATGAAGCAAATTCTCGTCACCGGTGGTTCTGGCTTCATCGGTTCCGCCCTCATTCGATACATCATTAATCATACTCAAGATTCTGTTATCAATGTTGATAAGCTGACTTATGCTGCAAATCAATCATCCTTAAAAGACATAGAAAATAGTACTCGGTATGCTTTTGAAAAAGTTGATATCTGTGATCTTAAGGTGATAGAAAGCATTTTTGAAAAATATCAGCCAGATGCGGTGATGCATTTGGCGGCAGAAAGTCATGTTGACCGTTCTATTACGGGATCGGCTGATTTTATTCAAACCAATATTGTGGGTACTTATACATTGTTAGAGGTTGCTAAGAATTATTGGTATACCTTAGACGAAGCTAAAAAAACGACCTTTCGATTTCACCACATTTCTACAGATGAAGTGTATGGGGATTTATCCCTTTCTGATCCTGCCTTTACTGAACAGTCTCCTTATCATCCGAGTAGCCCTTATTCAGCCTCAAAAGCGGCGAGTGACCATTTGGTGCACGCTTGGCATCGCACTTATGGTTTGCCGGTGATTATCACAAACAGTTCCAATAACTATGGAGCTTATCAACACGCTGAAAAGCTTATCCCTTTAATGATTTCAAGTGCTGTGATGGGCAAGCCTTTGCCAATTTATGGTGATGGGCAGCAGATTCGTGATTGGTTATTTGTGGAAGATCATGTTCAAGCCTTATATTTAGTTTTAACAAAAGGTCGAGTCGGGGAAAGCTATAATATTGGCGGAAATTGTGAAAGAACAAACCTTGAAGTAGTTAAAATGATTTGTGAGTTACTCGAAGAACTGTTGCCAAATAAGCCTAATCACATTAAGTATTACGAAGGTTTAATTACTTTTGTAAAAGACCGACCAGGTCACGATGTACGATATTCATTGGATTGTTCTAAAATTCATGCAGAATTAGGTTGGCAACCGCAAATAACCTTTGAACAAGGACTTCGTCAAACGGTAAAATGGTACCTAGAGAATAATAGATAA
- the wbaP gene encoding undecaprenyl-phosphate galactose phosphotransferase WbaP, producing the protein MHKITWCKFILLATDFLTLFSSLFIAYEVLDIARGGRFYFPLEEFNTYVLIHACVSFVGVLWFWIRLRHYTYRKPFWFELKEIIRTLLILFIIELAIVAFSRLYVSRYFWSVTWICIFVGLPFSRIFVKNLLIKSGMYLKETIIIGNGKNAKEVFNALNNESYLGFDIKLFVTTEDYHSEFIEGIPVMRHNPELLMKLVSPEFTQFILAIDEENKIKQDFWLRYLIRKGCRSISVIPDFRGIPLYGTDMSFLFSQEMVLFRVNNNLAKRSSKIVKRTFDILGSSFLLLLLLPFCIPLYFIITRDGGNFIYEHPRIGQYKKKFKCLKFRTMVNNSDEVLEKILATDENARLEWEKDFKLKDDPRITPIGKWLRARSLDELPQLWNVLKGEMSLVGPRPIVKEELSYYQEDVDYYLMAKPGMTGLWQVSGRNNVSYDTRVYFDTWYAKNWSLWNDIVILLKTAKVVCKKTGAY; encoded by the coding sequence ATGCATAAAATTACGTGGTGTAAATTTATTTTGTTAGCTACTGATTTTTTAACACTTTTTAGTTCATTATTTATTGCTTATGAAGTGTTAGATATCGCCCGTGGCGGCCGTTTTTATTTTCCTTTGGAAGAATTTAATACCTATGTATTGATTCACGCCTGTGTATCTTTCGTTGGTGTGTTGTGGTTTTGGATACGATTACGGCACTATACTTACCGCAAACCGTTTTGGTTTGAATTAAAAGAAATTATCCGTACCTTATTGATTCTTTTCATTATTGAATTGGCGATTGTTGCCTTTTCTCGTCTATATGTTTCCCGTTATTTCTGGTCTGTAACTTGGATTTGTATCTTTGTTGGACTTCCTTTCTCCCGAATTTTTGTAAAAAATCTTTTAATAAAAAGCGGAATGTATCTAAAAGAAACCATCATTATTGGCAATGGGAAAAATGCTAAAGAGGTATTTAACGCTTTAAATAACGAATCGTATTTAGGATTTGACATAAAATTATTTGTGACAACAGAAGATTACCATTCAGAGTTTATTGAGGGTATTCCCGTTATGCGTCATAACCCTGAGTTACTCATGAAATTAGTCTCCCCAGAATTTACCCAGTTTATTTTAGCAATTGATGAAGAAAATAAGATTAAGCAAGATTTCTGGTTGCGTTATTTAATTCGTAAAGGATGCCGTTCTATTTCAGTAATTCCTGATTTCCGAGGTATTCCACTTTATGGCACGGATATGTCTTTTTTATTTAGCCAGGAAATGGTGCTTTTTAGAGTAAATAATAATTTAGCAAAACGTTCATCTAAGATTGTTAAAAGAACCTTTGATATCTTAGGCTCATCTTTTCTCTTGCTTTTATTGTTACCATTTTGTATTCCTTTATATTTTATAATTACAAGGGATGGCGGTAATTTCATATACGAGCATCCAAGAATTGGTCAGTACAAAAAGAAATTCAAATGTTTGAAGTTTCGAACAATGGTGAATAATTCAGATGAAGTGTTAGAAAAGATTTTAGCAACGGATGAAAATGCTAGATTAGAATGGGAAAAAGACTTCAAACTTAAAGATGATCCACGCATTACACCAATTGGAAAATGGTTAAGAGCGAGAAGTTTAGATGAACTACCACAGCTTTGGAATGTACTTAAAGGTGAGATGAGTTTAGTTGGACCTCGTCCTATAGTGAAAGAAGAATTGTCTTATTATCAAGAGGACGTTGATTATTACCTTATGGCTAAACCTGGAATGACGGGTTTATGGCAGGTAAGTGGGCGGAATAACGTGAGCTATGATACGCGAGTTTATTTCGATACCTGGTATGCTAAAAACTGGTCTTTATGGAATGATATTGTGATCTTACTTAAAACGGCTAAAGTAGTTTGTAAGAAAACAGGGGCCTATTGA